From one Culex quinquefasciatus strain JHB chromosome 3, VPISU_Cqui_1.0_pri_paternal, whole genome shotgun sequence genomic stretch:
- the LOC6039739 gene encoding uncharacterized protein F58A4.6: MALFYVVDYTDSIDQYRLGQTRVKKRHKTELDKDTGVRVVHTDSIDLNHFLADLECFPRYRLRIANALLDFCPERQKLAVKLHPPSREPIDYEWGERANRILWERIELDEMMSWLSTLGGAFSALGDYKLACADVAGKISLQQMRFALRLGEPSLIARCRLYMAISLIQKYQFGAAKRIVQQIYRAEKRQYEPDTRLLKMCLGIWSKLRYEYELYQKRLNRPKQ, translated from the exons ATGGCCCTGTTTTACGTTGTGGACTACACCGATTCCATAGACCAGTACCGGCTTGGCCAAACCCGCGTCAAAAAGCGCCACAAAACTGAACTGGACAAAGACACAGGAGTTCGAGTTGTACACACGGATTCGATAGATTTGAACCACTTTCTGGCGGATCTCGAATGCTTCCCGCGGTACCGTTTGAGAATTGCCAATGCGTTGCTGGATTTCTGTCCGGAACGCCAGAAGCTTGCAGTTAAGCTGCATCCCCCTAGCAGGGAACCGATCGATTACGAGTG GGGTGAACGCGCGAACCGTATACTTTGGGAGCGGATAGAGCTGGACGAGATGATGTCGTGGCTTTCAACCCTCGGAGGGGCCTTCTCCGCGCTGGGAGATTACAAGCTGGCTTGC GCGGACGTCGCCGGCAAGATCTCCCTGCAGCAGATGAGGTTCGCACTGCGGCTGGGCGAACCCTCGCTGATTGCGCGCTGCCGTCTGTACATGGCCATTTCGCTCATCCAAAAGTACCAGTTCGGGGCGGCGAAACGCATCGTGCAGCAGATTTACCGCGCCGAGAAGCGCCAGTACGAGCCGGACACGCGCCTGCTCAAAATGTGCCTCGGAATTTGGTCCAAGCTGCGCTACGAGTACGAGCTGTACCAGAAGCGGCTGAACCGACCCAAGCAGTAG